The nucleotide sequence CGCGTCGTGCAACCGAAGTAGCTGCGGTAGGAGTTCGGGGTCAGGAACGCGTAGGTGTTCTTGGCATTGAACGCATAGCGCTCCACGCCGATGCCGAAGAACACCGTGTCGAGTTCGCTGAACGGCACGCCGAAGCGGATCGACGCGCCCTGGTTGACCAGCTGGTAGTCGCCGTCGACGGCCGTGTTGTACGGGCGGGTCGTGTTGTGATAGACGCTGATCGTGCGCGAGATGCCGTCCTTGGTGAAGTACGGATCGGTGGTGGTCACCGAGATCGTGCGGTTCGACTTGCTGGTGTTGACCTGCAGGCCCAGATAGTTGCCCGAGCCGAACACATTTTCCTGCTGGATGCCGAAGGTCAGAGAGACGCGCTCGGCGCTCGAATAGCCGGCGCCCAGCTGCAGCGAACCGGTGGGCTTCTCGGCCACGGTGATCAGCAGGTCGACCTGGTCGGGCGAGCCCGGCAGTTCCTGGGTTTCGACGTTCACTTCGGTGAAGTAGCCCAGGCGGTCCACGCGGTCGCGCGAGAGCTTGATCTTGTCGCCGTCGTACCAGGAAGCCTCGTACTGGCGGAATTCGCGGCGGATCACTTCGTCGCGCGTGCGGGAGTTGCCGCCGACGTTCACACGGCGCACGTAGACGCGGCGCGAAGGCTCGGCCTGCAGCACCAGCGTCACGCGGTTGTTGACGCGGTCGATCTCGGGCTTGGCCTGCACGCGTGCGAAGGCGTAGCCGAAGGTGCCGAAGTAGTCGGTGAAGGCCTTGGTGGTCGCCGTGACCTGCTCGCCGTTGTAGGGCTCGCCGGGCTTGATCGTGACCAGGGTCTTGAATTCCTCGTCGCGGCCGAGGAAGTTGCCGTCGAGCTTGACGCCCGCGACGACGAACTTCTCGCCTTCCGTGATGTTGACCGTCACCGACAGGTCCTGGCGGTCGGGCGAGATCGCGACCTGCGTGGAGTCGACGCGGAACTCGAGGTAGCCGCGCGTGATGTAGTAGCTCTTGAGCGTCTCGAGGTCGGCATTGAGCTTGGCGCGCGAGTACTGGTTCGACTTGGTGTACCAGCTGAGCCAGCCGCCGCTGTCCTGGTCGAACAGGTCGAGCAGCGTGCTCTCGCTGAAGTCCTTGTTGCCGACGATGTGCACTTCGCGGATGCGCGCCGAGTCGCCTTCGGTGACCGTGAAGGTCAGGTTCACGCGGTTGCGCTCGATCGGCGTGACGGTGGTCACGACCTGCGCGTTGTAGAGGCTGCGGCTCACGTACTGGCGCTTGAGCTCCTGCTCGGCGCGGTCGGCCAGGGCCTTGTCGTAGGGCCGGCCTTCGGTCAGGCCGACCTCGCGCAGCGCCTTCTGCAGCGCCGCCTTGTCGAATTCCTTGGTGCCGACGAAATCGACGTCGGCGATGGTCGGGCGTTCCTCGACGATCACCACCAGCACATTGCCGTTGACGTCGATGCGCACGTCCTTGAACAACCCCAGATCGAACAGCGCGCGGATGGCGGCGGAACCGCGGTCGTCGCTGTAGGTGTCGCCCACGCGCAGCGGCAACGACGCGAAGATCGTTCCGGGCTCCACGCGTTGCAGGCCTTCCACGCGGATGTCGCGCACGGTGAAGGGCTCGACGGCCCAGGCTGCCGTGGCCGCCAGCGTGCTGGCCACCAGTGCGGCAACGCTACGCAGGCGAAAGCGACTGAAGTTTTTGTTCATCTGTGAATTGATCCGGCGCGGAAAGGGCCGGCAAGATAGTTAACCAAAGAGCCGCGATGTGTCGTTGAACAAGGCAATCGACATCATGACCAGGAGCAGGGCAACGCCACCGCGCTGAAGCCAGTCCATCCAGACGTCGGAGACGCTTTTACCGGTCAGGCCCTCCCAAAGATAATACATCAGGTGCCCCCCATCGAGGACCGGCAGCGGGAGCAGATTGAGCACGCCCAGGCTCACGCTGATGAGCGCGAGGAACACCAGGTACTGCGTAAGGCCGAGGCTGGCGGACTTGCCGGCGTAATCGGCAATGGTGATCGGGCCGCTGAGATTCTTGATCGAGGCCTGGCCGATGACCATCTTGGCCATCATGCGCACGGTCAGCGCCGACACCTCCCAGGTGCGGACCACGCCGCGCCAGACGCCGTCGACCGGACCCTGCCGCACGGTCACCATGTCGGGCGGCGCGCCCACGTAGGCGCCGATGCGGCCGACCTTCAGGCCGCCCTCCTCGCGCACCTCGGGGGTGACCTCGATCGTCTGCGCGCGGCCCTCGCGCTCGATCTGCCAGGGCAGCGCGAGCGCCTTACCGTCCTTGACCGAGGCGCGGATCGCCTCGCGCAGCTGCTGGCCGTCGACGATGGCGGTGTCGCCGATGGCGCGCACCAGGTCGCCGCGGCGCAGGCCCGAACGCTCGCCGGCGCCGCCGGCCATCACCTCGCCGATCTCGGGACGGGTCATGGGCGCCAGCACGCCGATCTTGCGGAACATCTGGGCATCGGCATCCTTGACCTCGATGCGGCTCAGCGGCAGCACGAGCGTGCGGGCCGGCTGGCCGCCCTGCCCCGCCACCTCGAGCGTGAGGTCGTGGCCGTCGAGCGCGCCACGGATCATGCGCCAGCGCAGGTCCTCGAAGGACTGGACCTCGGTCAGCTCGTCGCCCTCGAAGCCGGCGCGGGCGATGTGCTCGCCGCCGCGCAGCCCGGCCTGCTCGGCCAGCGAAGCCGCCACCGGCCGCGCCAGCGTCGCCACCGGCTCCTGCACGCCGATCCAGTTCACGACCGTGTAGAGCGCCACCGCCATCAGCAGGTTGGCGATCGGACCGGCCGCGACGATGGCCGCGCGCGAGCGCAGCGGCTGGGTATTGAAGGCACGATGGCGCTCTTCGGGCGCCACCGGGGCCTCGCGCTCGTCGAGCATCTGCACGTAGCCGCCGAAGGGAAACAGGCCGATGGCGAACTCGGTGTCCTGGCCCGGATGCTGGCGCCGCGGCTTCCACGCGTAGACCGGTTTGCTGACGCGCCAGAGGATGCGGCCGAGCAGCGAGGGGCTGTCGGGGCTGCCGAATGGCAGCGTGGCCACGCCGAAGCGCTTGACCTTGACGCCGCAGGCGACCGCGACCCGGTAGTGGCCGTACTCGTGGACGGTGATCAGCAGGCCGAGCGCGACGATGAATGCAACGAGGGTGAGCATCCGGAACCTTGCTTCTTGGAATCGGTGGCGCGCGGGGCGTCAGGCGGACAGACGCAGCGCCGCGGCATTCGCGGCAGCGCGGGCGCTGGCGTCGAGGGCCAGCAGATCGGCCAGCGACGCCGGCTTGGAGGGCGCGACCGCCTCCAAAGTTTCCATGTTGACCGCATGAATGCGATCGAAGCGCAGCCGGCGCGCCAGGAAGGCCTCGACCGCGACCTCGTTGGCGGCGTTCAGCACGGCCGTGGTGCCGGGCACCGCGCGCAGCGCCTGCCAGGCCAGGTCCAGGCCCGGGAAGAGCGCCGCGTCGGGCGCATGGAAGCTCAGATCGGCCAATTGGCGGAAGTCCAGCCGCGCCGCTCCGCTCTCGATGCGCTCGGGCCAGGCCAGGCCGACGGCGATCGGCACCCGCATGTCGGGCGTGCCGAGCTGGGCCAGCACCGAGGCGTCGGTGAACTGCACCATCGAATGGACCACGCTCTGAGGATGGATCACCACCTCGATCTGCTCGGGCGCCACGCCGAACAGGTGCCGCGCCTCGATCACCTCGAGGGCCTTGTTCATCATGGTGGCCGAGTCGACCGAGATCTTGCGCCCCATGACCCAGTTGGGATGGGCGCAGGCCTGCTCGGGGGTGACGGAACCAAGGGTCTCGGGCGCGCGGGTGCGGAACGGGCCGCCCGAGGCCGTGAGGATGATCTTGTCGATGCGCCGCGCCCAGGTGGATGGGTCCTCGGGCAGCGACTGGAAGATCGCCGAATGCTCGCTGTCGATCGGCAGCAGCGTCGCCCCGCCCTCGCGCACCATGCGCATGAACAGGTCGCCGCCGACCACCAGCGCCTCCTTGTTGGCGAGCAGCAGGCGCTTTCCGGCGCGCGCGGCCGCCAGGCAGGGCCCCAGGCCCGCGGCGCCGACGATGGCCGCCATCACGGCATCGACCTCCTCGTGCGACGCTATCTCTTCGATAGCACCGGCGCCGGACAGGACCCGGGTCGGCAGATTGTTCTGCTGGAGCTTATCGGCCAGCGCGGCCGCATGGGCCTCGCTCGCCATGACCGCGAAGCGCGGCGAGAAGCGCGCGCACTGCGCGAGCATCTCGTCGACCTTGGTGGCGGCCGAGAGCGCGAAGACCTCGAAGCGCTCGGGATGGCGCGCGATCACGTCGAGCGTGCTGACGCCGACCGAACCGGTCGAGCCGAGCACCGTCACGCGTTGTCGGGGGGAAGTGTTCACAGAAAAGCCAGCATCATTGCAATGGGGAGCGTGGGCAAGAGGGCATCCACCCGATCGAGCACCCCGCCGTGGCCGGGCAGCAGCCGGCTGCTGTCCTTGGCGCCCGCGCTGCGCTTGATCAGCGACTCGACCAGGTCACCGACCACGCTCATCGCCGCCAGGAAGACCACGCCGAGCAGCAGCAGCCACCAGCCGCGCGTCGCCAGCCGGCTGTAGAGGCTGGCCACCGTCGCCTGCGCCGAGGCATCGGCCCAGACCCAGGCCAGCGCCAGCACCACCACGCCCGCCATGCCGCCCCAGACGCCTTCCCAGCTCTTGCCAGGACTGATCGCGGGCGCGAGCTTGCGCCGCGTGAACTTGAGGCCGAAGGCGCGGCCGGCGAAATAGGCGAAGACGTCGGCAACCCAGACCAGCACCAGGATCGAGAGCAGGAAGTTGATGCCGATCAGGCGCGCCTGCACCGCGGCCAGCCAGGCCACCCACAGCGCCAGCAAGCCGCCCACGAGACGGATGCCGCGCGGCACCTTGGGCCAGCCCGGCACCGCCGCGCGCAGCAGCGCCGCGCCGCCGAGCACCCAGGCCGCGCTGGCGAGCGTCCACAGCAGCAGCAGCGGCCGCTCGAGCAGCCCGAGCCACCACGAGAGCGCGCACAGCACCACCATCTCGAGGCCGAGGAACACCGACACGCGCTGGCCATAGCCGTTGAGGCGCCCCCACTCCCAGGCCGCGGCGCCGATCAAAACCAGCATCACGCAGCCGAAGGGAACGTAGGAAGGATAGAAAAGCGCCGGCAGAAGGATCGCCAGCAGGACGATCGCCGTGAGGATGCGTTGCTTGAGCATGCAGCGGGGTTCGTCCGGGAAAGAGAGATTCAGGCCGTCTGGCGGGGTCTGGCGCTGGTCGAGACCTGCGCCGATGTCTTGCCGAAGCGGCGTTCGCGGTTCTGGAAGGCGGAAATGCCCTCGTCGAGCGCGGCCTCGTCGAACTCGGGCCAGAGCTTGTCGCTGAAGAACAGCTCGGCATAGGCGCTCTGCCAGAGCAGGAAGTTCGACAGTCGCTGCTCGCCGCCGGTGCGGATGAACAGGTCGGGATCGGGCACGTGGGCGAGCGCCATCGCGCGGTCGAGGTTGAGCTCGGTCAGCGGCTCGCCGCGCTCGGCCAGCTTGGCGGCGGCCTGGGCGATGTCCCAGCGGCCACCGTAGTTGAAGCACACGTTGAGCACCAGGCGATCGTTCATCGCGGTGGCGTTCTCGGCGTCGACCAGGCCCTTCACCATCTTCGGCGACAGGCCGCCGCGCTCGCCGACGAAGCGCAGCTGCACGCCGTCGCGGCCGAGCTTGGGCACCTCGCGCGCCAGCGCGCCGACCATCAGGTCCATGAGGCCCGAGACCTCCTCGGGCGGGCGGTTCCAGTTCTCCGAGGAGAAGGCGAACACGGTCAGCACCCGCACACCGCGGTCGACGCAGGCCTTGACGCAGCGCCGCAGCGACTCCACGCCCTGCTTGTGCCCTGCCACGCGGGGCAGGAAGCGCCGCGTGGCCCAGCGGCCATTGCCATCCATGACGATGGCGATGTGGTGCGGAATGGTCTGCGGCGTGGAGGCGGCCATGGGCAGCCTCAAACGGCCATGATCTCCGCTTCCTTGGCCGCGATCAGGCGATCGATCTCCGCGATGTGGCGGTCAGTCACCTTCTGGATCTCGGCTTCGGCGCGCTTCTGGTCGTCTTCCGAAGCCAGCTTGTCCTTGACCAGCTTCTTGACCGATTCGTTGGCGTCGCGGCGCAGGTTGCGCGTCGCGACCTTGGCGCTCTCGCCTTCGTTGCGCACCAGCTTGGTCATTTCGCGGCGGCGCTCTTCGCTCATGGCGGGCAGCGGCACGCGGATCAGCTCGCCCATCGAGGCCGGGTTGAGACCCAGGTCGCTTTCGCGGATGGCCTTCTCGATCTTGGCGCCCATGCCCTTTTCCCAGGGCTGCACGCTCAGCGTGCGCGAGTCGAGCACCGACACGTTGGCCACCTGGCTCAGCGGCACCTGCGAGCCGTAGTACTCGACATGGATCGAGTCGAGCAGCGCGGCGTTGGCACGGCCGGTGCGGATCTTGGTGAGGTTGTTCTGGAAGGCAGCGATCGACTGGTTCATCTTCGCGTCGGTCGTGCTGCGAATATCGGCAATGGTCATTCTCAAATACTCCTAGGCATGCACCAGCGTGCCCTCGTCCTCGCCCATGACGACGCGCTTGAGCGCGCCGTTCTTGAAGATCGAGAACACCTTGATCGGCAGCTTCTGGTCGCGGCACAGCGCGAAGGCTGCCGCGTCCATGATGCCGAGATTCTGCGCGATGGCCTGATCGAAGGTCAGGCTGGCGTAGCGCGTCGCGTCGGGATGGGTCTTCGGGTCGGCGCTGTAGACGCCGTCGACCTTGGTCGCCTTGAGCACCAGCTCGGCGCCGATCTCGGCGCCGCGCAGCGCCGCGGCGGTGTCGGTGGTGAAGAAGGGGTTGCCGGTGCCCGCGGCGAACACCACGACCTTGCCCTCCTCGAGGTACTGCAGCGCCTTGGGCCGCACATAGGGCTCGACCACCTGCTCGATGGCGATGGCGGACATCACGCGCGCCACCAGCCCCTGCTTGTTCATGGCATCGGCCAGCGCCAGCGAGTTCATCACCGTGGCCAGCATGCCCATGTAGTCGGCCGTGGCGCGGTCCATGCCGACCGAACCGCCCGCGACGCCGCGGAAGATGTTGCCGCCACCGATCACGACCGCCACCTCGACGCCCATGTTCACGACCTCGGCCACTTCCGCGACCATGCGGACGATGGTGGCGCGGTTGATGCCGAAGGCGTCGTCGCCCATCAGTGCCTCTCCCGACAGCTTCAACAAGATTCGCTTGTGGGCTGGGCGGGGATCAGACATGGGCAATTTCCTTTAAGAGTGAGCGGGGGCGAGTGTAGAGCTTGGCGGTGAAAAGGCGACAGCATGCACCTGCACGCTGTCGCCTTCTGGCGGGGGACGGTCTCAGGCAGCGGCCTTGGCGGCTGCGACCTGGGCCGCGACTTCGGCGGCGAAGTCGTCGACCTTCTTCTCGATGCCTTCGCCGACCACGTACAGGGTGAAGCCCTTGACGGTGGTGTTGACGGACTTGAGCATCTGTTCGACGGTCTGCTTGTCGTTCTTCACGAACGGCTGGTTGTGCAGCGAGACTTCCTTGAGGAACTTCTGCACGCCGCCCTCGATGCGCTTGGCAACGATGTCGGCGGGTTGCGGCTTCTTGCCTTCGGCTTCGGCGGTCTTGCGGTCTTCTTCCGCCTTGCCCGCGGCCACGGCGCGTTCCTTCTCGATCAGCTCGGCCGGCACGTCCGAGGCGGCCACCGACACCGGCTTCATGGCGGCGATGTGCATCGCGACGTCCTTGGCGGCGGCATCGTCACCTTCGAACTCGACCACCACGCCGATGCGCGTGCCGTGCAGGTACGAAGCCAGCTTGCCGTTGCCGGCGAAGCGCTTGAAGCGGCGGAAGCTCATGTTCTCGCCGATCTTGCCGACCAGGCCCTTGCGCACGTCCTCGAGCGCGGGGCCGAAGCCGTCCTGCTCGTAGGCCAGCGCGCCCAGCGCGGCGATGTCGGCCGGGTTGTTCTGCGCGACCAGCTTGGCGGCGGCGTTGGCCAGGGCCAGGAAGCTGTCGTTCTTGGTGACGAAGTCGGTTTCGCAGTTGATCTCGATCATCGCGCCGGCGGCGTCGTCGACATAGGCAGCCACCACGCCTTCGGCGGTGATGCGGCTCGATGCCTTGCCAGCCTTGTTGCCGAGCTTGATGCGCAGCAGCTCTTCGGCCTTTTCCATGTTGCCGTCGGCCTCGGTCAGAGCCTTCTTGCACTCCATCATCGGCGCGTCGGTCTTGGCGCGCAGTTCGCCGACCATGCTTGCGGTGATTGCAACCATTGTTTCTCTCCGTATTCAGAAAATCAGATTAAAAAAAAGGGGCAACGAAGCCCCTTCTTCAGGCGCGGGGACGCGCAGCTCAGGCCGAAGCGCTTTCTTCGACTTCGACGAATTCGTCGCTACCTTCGGCGATGGCCTTGACCACGTCGCTGGTCGCGCTGTTGCGGCCTTCGATGATCGCGTCGGCGATGCCGCGGGCGTACAGCGTGACGGCCTTCGACGAGTCGTCGTTGCCGGGGATCACGTAGTCGATGCCTTCGGGCGAGTGGTTGGAGTCCACCACACCGATCAGCGGAATGCCGAGCTTCTTGGCTTCGGCCACGGCGATCTTGTGGAAGCCCACGTCGATCACGAAGATGGCATCGGGCAGCGCGGTCATGTCCTGGATGCCGCCGATGTCCTTCTCGAGCTTCTCGATTTCACGGGTGAAGGTGAGCTGCTCTTTCTTGCTCAGGCTGTCGAGGCCGGCTTCCTGCTGGGCCTTCATGTCCTTCAGACGCTTGATCGAGGTCTTGACGGTCTTGAAGTTGGTCAGCATGCCGCCGAGCCAGCGGGTGTCGACGAAGGGCACGCCGGCGCGGCGAGCTTCGGTGGCGACGATTTCGCGCGCCTGGCGCTTCGTGCCGACCATCAGGATCGTGCCGCGGTTGGCCGTCAGCTGCTT is from Variovorax paradoxus and encodes:
- the bamA gene encoding outer membrane protein assembly factor BamA codes for the protein MNKNFSRFRLRSVAALVASTLAATAAWAVEPFTVRDIRVEGLQRVEPGTIFASLPLRVGDTYSDDRGSAAIRALFDLGLFKDVRIDVNGNVLVVIVEERPTIADVDFVGTKEFDKAALQKALREVGLTEGRPYDKALADRAEQELKRQYVSRSLYNAQVVTTVTPIERNRVNLTFTVTEGDSARIREVHIVGNKDFSESTLLDLFDQDSGGWLSWYTKSNQYSRAKLNADLETLKSYYITRGYLEFRVDSTQVAISPDRQDLSVTVNITEGEKFVVAGVKLDGNFLGRDEEFKTLVTIKPGEPYNGEQVTATTKAFTDYFGTFGYAFARVQAKPEIDRVNNRVTLVLQAEPSRRVYVRRVNVGGNSRTRDEVIRREFRQYEASWYDGDKIKLSRDRVDRLGYFTEVNVETQELPGSPDQVDLLITVAEKPTGSLQLGAGYSSAERVSLTFGIQQENVFGSGNYLGLQVNTSKSNRTISVTTTDPYFTKDGISRTISVYHNTTRPYNTAVDGDYQLVNQGASIRFGVPFSELDTVFFGIGVERYAFNAKNTYAFLTPNSYRSYFGCTTRPIPSLVPGLNFDVIDGCSNDSVWGIPLTVGWARDDRDSALVPTKGRLQRANLEIGVGGDMRYFKTNYQYQQFFPINKQYTFAINSEVGYGKAFGGKVYPIFKNFYAGGLGSVRGFEQNSLGPRDQPLLGQTEGAALGGTRKAIFNAELSTPFPGAGNDRTLRLYGFFDAGNVFGSRSAGLTDEQWKASKKIRASVGLGISWISPLGPLRIAYAVPVRQQKEVQDPNTGLILIPKDRIQRLQFQIGTSF
- the rseP gene encoding RIP metalloprotease RseP, producing MLTLVAFIVALGLLITVHEYGHYRVAVACGVKVKRFGVATLPFGSPDSPSLLGRILWRVSKPVYAWKPRRQHPGQDTEFAIGLFPFGGYVQMLDEREAPVAPEERHRAFNTQPLRSRAAIVAAGPIANLLMAVALYTVVNWIGVQEPVATLARPVAASLAEQAGLRGGEHIARAGFEGDELTEVQSFEDLRWRMIRGALDGHDLTLEVAGQGGQPARTLVLPLSRIEVKDADAQMFRKIGVLAPMTRPEIGEVMAGGAGERSGLRRGDLVRAIGDTAIVDGQQLREAIRASVKDGKALALPWQIEREGRAQTIEVTPEVREEGGLKVGRIGAYVGAPPDMVTVRQGPVDGVWRGVVRTWEVSALTVRMMAKMVIGQASIKNLSGPITIADYAGKSASLGLTQYLVFLALISVSLGVLNLLPLPVLDGGHLMYYLWEGLTGKSVSDVWMDWLQRGGVALLLVMMSIALFNDTSRLFG
- a CDS encoding 1-deoxy-D-xylulose-5-phosphate reductoisomerase — translated: MNTSPRQRVTVLGSTGSVGVSTLDVIARHPERFEVFALSAATKVDEMLAQCARFSPRFAVMASEAHAAALADKLQQNNLPTRVLSGAGAIEEIASHEEVDAVMAAIVGAAGLGPCLAAARAGKRLLLANKEALVVGGDLFMRMVREGGATLLPIDSEHSAIFQSLPEDPSTWARRIDKIILTASGGPFRTRAPETLGSVTPEQACAHPNWVMGRKISVDSATMMNKALEVIEARHLFGVAPEQIEVVIHPQSVVHSMVQFTDASVLAQLGTPDMRVPIAVGLAWPERIESGAARLDFRQLADLSFHAPDAALFPGLDLAWQALRAVPGTTAVLNAANEVAVEAFLARRLRFDRIHAVNMETLEAVAPSKPASLADLLALDASARAAANAAALRLSA
- a CDS encoding phosphatidate cytidylyltransferase, producing MLKQRILTAIVLLAILLPALFYPSYVPFGCVMLVLIGAAAWEWGRLNGYGQRVSVFLGLEMVVLCALSWWLGLLERPLLLLWTLASAAWVLGGAALLRAAVPGWPKVPRGIRLVGGLLALWVAWLAAVQARLIGINFLLSILVLVWVADVFAYFAGRAFGLKFTRRKLAPAISPGKSWEGVWGGMAGVVVLALAWVWADASAQATVASLYSRLATRGWWLLLLGVVFLAAMSVVGDLVESLIKRSAGAKDSSRLLPGHGGVLDRVDALLPTLPIAMMLAFL
- the uppS gene encoding di-trans,poly-cis-decaprenylcistransferase produces the protein MAASTPQTIPHHIAIVMDGNGRWATRRFLPRVAGHKQGVESLRRCVKACVDRGVRVLTVFAFSSENWNRPPEEVSGLMDLMVGALAREVPKLGRDGVQLRFVGERGGLSPKMVKGLVDAENATAMNDRLVLNVCFNYGGRWDIAQAAAKLAERGEPLTELNLDRAMALAHVPDPDLFIRTGGEQRLSNFLLWQSAYAELFFSDKLWPEFDEAALDEGISAFQNRERRFGKTSAQVSTSARPRQTA
- the frr gene encoding ribosome recycling factor, with product MTIADIRSTTDAKMNQSIAAFQNNLTKIRTGRANAALLDSIHVEYYGSQVPLSQVANVSVLDSRTLSVQPWEKGMGAKIEKAIRESDLGLNPASMGELIRVPLPAMSEERRREMTKLVRNEGESAKVATRNLRRDANESVKKLVKDKLASEDDQKRAEAEIQKVTDRHIAEIDRLIAAKEAEIMAV
- a CDS encoding UMP kinase, which produces MSDPRPAHKRILLKLSGEALMGDDAFGINRATIVRMVAEVAEVVNMGVEVAVVIGGGNIFRGVAGGSVGMDRATADYMGMLATVMNSLALADAMNKQGLVARVMSAIAIEQVVEPYVRPKALQYLEEGKVVVFAAGTGNPFFTTDTAAALRGAEIGAELVLKATKVDGVYSADPKTHPDATRYASLTFDQAIAQNLGIMDAAAFALCRDQKLPIKVFSIFKNGALKRVVMGEDEGTLVHA
- a CDS encoding elongation factor Ts, with translation MVAITASMVGELRAKTDAPMMECKKALTEADGNMEKAEELLRIKLGNKAGKASSRITAEGVVAAYVDDAAGAMIEINCETDFVTKNDSFLALANAAAKLVAQNNPADIAALGALAYEQDGFGPALEDVRKGLVGKIGENMSFRRFKRFAGNGKLASYLHGTRIGVVVEFEGDDAAAKDVAMHIAAMKPVSVAASDVPAELIEKERAVAAGKAEEDRKTAEAEGKKPQPADIVAKRIEGGVQKFLKEVSLHNQPFVKNDKQTVEQMLKSVNTTVKGFTLYVVGEGIEKKVDDFAAEVAAQVAAAKAAA
- the rpsB gene encoding 30S ribosomal protein S2; this encodes MSVTMREMLEAGVHFGHQTRFWNPKMAPFIFGHRNKIHIINLEKSLPMFQDAAKYAKQLTANRGTILMVGTKRQAREIVATEARRAGVPFVDTRWLGGMLTNFKTVKTSIKRLKDMKAQQEAGLDSLSKKEQLTFTREIEKLEKDIGGIQDMTALPDAIFVIDVGFHKIAVAEAKKLGIPLIGVVDSNHSPEGIDYVIPGNDDSSKAVTLYARGIADAIIEGRNSATSDVVKAIAEGSDEFVEVEESASA